Proteins co-encoded in one Proteus terrae subsp. cibarius genomic window:
- a CDS encoding H-NS family histone-like protein, whose product MKDHEEFSTLSAAERRELIIAELKRKSRIRTLLRGLPLDEVREIIDRMKGVLNELEEEYKKREEEEKEKRAQAERIMSDMESCGVDIGLLNEMFTSRSEPDNAKYSKDGVSWSGQGRRPDAFKGLGAVELERYRIPQKK is encoded by the coding sequence ATGAAAGACCACGAGGAGTTCTCTACGCTATCAGCGGCTGAACGTAGAGAGTTAATAATCGCAGAGTTAAAGCGTAAAAGCCGCATTCGCACCCTGTTGCGAGGACTCCCGTTAGATGAAGTTCGGGAGATCATTGACAGAATGAAGGGCGTTCTCAATGAACTGGAGGAAGAGTACAAAAAGCGAGAAGAAGAAGAAAAAGAAAAGCGAGCTCAGGCTGAGCGAATAATGAGCGACATGGAATCCTGCGGTGTGGACATCGGCTTGCTCAACGAAATGTTCACGAGCAGATCAGAACCTGATAATGCTAAATATTCAAAAGACGGAGTTTCGTGGAGTGGGCAAGGACGTCGCCCGGATGCTTTCAAGGGGTTGGGAGCTGTCGAGCTGGAGCGCTACCGTATCCCACAGAAGAAGTAA
- a CDS encoding ParM/StbA family protein, whose protein sequence is MSQFVLGLDIGYSNLKMAMGYKGEEARTVVMPVGAGPLELMPQQLTGGAGTCIQVVIDGEKWVAGVEPDRLQGWERELHGDYPSTNPYKALFYAALLMSEQKEIDVLVTGLPVSQYMDVERREALKSRLEGEHQITPKRSVAVKSVVVVPQPAGAYMDVVSSTKDEDLLEIIQGGKTVVIDPGFFSVDWVALEEGEVRYHSSGTSLKAMSVLLQETDRLIQEDHGGAPGIEKIEKAIRAGKAEIFLYGEKVSIKDYFKKASTKVAQNALIPMRKSMREDGMDADVVLLAGGGAEAYQDAAKELFPKSRIVLPNESVASNARGFWFCG, encoded by the coding sequence ATGAGTCAATTTGTTCTGGGTTTGGATATTGGTTACTCCAACCTGAAAATGGCAATGGGGTATAAAGGTGAGGAAGCTCGCACAGTCGTCATGCCGGTGGGGGCAGGTCCATTGGAACTGATGCCACAACAGTTAACTGGCGGTGCAGGGACCTGCATTCAGGTTGTGATTGATGGAGAGAAATGGGTTGCAGGCGTCGAGCCTGACCGATTGCAAGGATGGGAGCGTGAGCTTCACGGCGACTATCCTTCGACCAATCCATACAAGGCTCTTTTCTACGCTGCACTCCTGATGTCCGAGCAGAAGGAGATCGATGTGCTGGTGACTGGCCTGCCTGTTAGTCAGTACATGGACGTAGAGCGCAGAGAGGCGTTGAAATCTCGGCTTGAGGGTGAACACCAGATCACGCCAAAACGATCGGTAGCGGTTAAGTCTGTCGTGGTTGTACCTCAACCTGCCGGTGCTTACATGGATGTTGTAAGTTCAACCAAAGATGAAGACCTCCTGGAGATTATCCAGGGAGGAAAAACCGTTGTAATTGACCCTGGGTTCTTTTCTGTAGACTGGGTAGCTCTTGAAGAGGGAGAGGTCCGCTATCACTCATCTGGCACCAGCCTCAAGGCGATGTCGGTGTTGCTACAGGAAACGGACCGGCTAATTCAGGAAGACCACGGCGGTGCCCCTGGCATCGAAAAGATCGAGAAAGCTATTCGTGCCGGTAAGGCCGAAATCTTCCTCTACGGTGAAAAGGTATCGATCAAAGACTACTTCAAGAAAGCCTCAACCAAAGTCGCTCAAAACGCCTTGATCCCTATGCGGAAGTCAATGCGTGAGGACGGGATGGATGCTGACGTAGTTCTGCTGGCTGGCGGCGGTGCCGAGGCTTACCAAGATGCGGCCAAGGAGCTTTTCCCTAAGAGCAGGATCGTACTGCCCAACGAATCCGTGGCATCCAATGCCAGGGGCTTCTGGTTCTGCGGCTGA